In Candidatus Poribacteria bacterium, one DNA window encodes the following:
- the glmM gene encoding phosphoglucosamine mutase, producing the protein MVGARQPQRRTVQAKTAFDDLVFGVSGFRAIVGRSFEPWTITRLALAFAQVVQYQGGSRVVLGRDTRPSGEMARLAASSALTACGLEVIDVGVAPTPTVLHACATYDADGCLTITASHNPAEWNGIELALRRGRLLSAEDRDRLGALFADPQPSLAPWDAVGHVYARDDAVSLHIDRILAMGEVEVAAIRGRRPVVSIDACNGAGSLISPRLLQTLGCDVVRIHCEPTGRFPRSPEPSAENLSDLCAAVRESGADVGFAHDVDADRLVVVDETGKPLPEEYTFAFAADVVLGRTRRPLVTTVVTGGLLDDVAKDHGVSVVRTAVGVGNVVDAMRRHDASIGGESTGGVVLPGTHLTTDGIAAIAVILSGLARNGATVSEWSRRWRRHYMRRSKIELADRSLSPLVLDRLSSMYPDATIERIDGVRFLLGEEWVSVRPSGTEPVLRVFAESPDEARAESLVRQAIERVESAVGSLEPTKGDTE; encoded by the coding sequence ATCGTAGGCGCTCGCCAACCGCAGAGACGCACCGTGCAAGCCAAGACAGCGTTCGACGATCTCGTGTTCGGTGTGTCCGGGTTCCGGGCAATCGTGGGTCGCTCATTCGAGCCATGGACCATCACGCGACTGGCGCTGGCGTTCGCCCAGGTCGTGCAGTACCAAGGCGGCTCTCGCGTCGTCTTGGGCCGCGACACACGACCGTCTGGTGAGATGGCGCGGCTCGCGGCGAGCTCAGCCCTCACAGCATGCGGACTGGAGGTGATCGACGTCGGCGTGGCGCCGACCCCGACCGTTCTCCACGCTTGCGCGACGTACGACGCGGATGGATGCCTGACCATCACCGCGAGCCACAACCCCGCTGAATGGAACGGCATCGAGCTGGCGCTGCGGCGCGGAAGACTTCTCTCTGCCGAAGACCGCGACCGATTGGGCGCGCTGTTCGCCGATCCGCAGCCGTCGCTGGCGCCGTGGGACGCGGTCGGACATGTCTACGCTCGCGACGATGCCGTTTCCCTTCACATCGACCGGATCCTGGCGATGGGGGAAGTCGAGGTGGCAGCCATCCGTGGGCGACGCCCCGTGGTCTCCATCGATGCGTGCAATGGCGCTGGATCCCTGATCAGCCCAAGACTGCTGCAAACGCTCGGATGCGATGTGGTTCGTATTCATTGCGAACCCACTGGACGGTTCCCAAGGAGCCCGGAACCCAGTGCCGAGAACCTCAGCGATCTTTGCGCTGCCGTCCGCGAGTCCGGCGCGGATGTCGGATTCGCCCACGACGTGGATGCCGACCGCCTCGTGGTCGTCGATGAGACCGGCAAGCCGCTCCCAGAGGAATACACCTTTGCCTTCGCCGCGGACGTCGTTCTCGGTCGTACGCGACGTCCATTGGTGACGACGGTCGTCACTGGCGGGTTGCTCGACGACGTCGCCAAGGATCACGGCGTATCGGTCGTTAGAACGGCGGTAGGCGTCGGCAATGTCGTCGATGCCATGCGCCGGCACGATGCTTCCATCGGGGGAGAGAGCACTGGGGGAGTCGTACTGCCGGGAACGCACCTCACGACCGATGGCATCGCGGCGATTGCCGTGATTCTGAGCGGGCTCGCGCGGAACGGGGCGACCGTATCCGAATGGTCTCGGCGCTGGAGACGTCACTACATGAGGCGATCGAAGATCGAGCTTGCGGATCGGAGCCTGTCGCCGCTGGTTCTGGATCGCCTGTCAAGCATGTATCCCGATGCGACGATAGAGCGTATAGACGGGGTGAGATTCCTACTGGGCGAGGAATGGGTGTCTGTACGTCCGTCCGGCACCGAGCCGGTTCTGCGCGTGTTCGCGGAGTCGCCGGACGAAGCCCGGGCTGAGTCGCTGGTGAGACAGGCTATCGAGCGCGTTGAGTCGGCGGTGGGTTCGCTGGAGCCGACGAAAGGTGATACGGAATGA
- the glgC gene encoding glucose-1-phosphate adenylyltransferase, translated as MPDDLLGKTIAMVLAGGQGERLHPLTKDRAKPAVPFGGSYRIIDFTLSNCLNSSLTQIYLLTQYRSVSLHRHVLVAWSSYFNPALGQFINLVPPQQRPTAAWYRGTADAIYQNIYLLEQERPEYVVVLSGDHIYKMDYAAMLRAHVEAGASLTVGCIEVPRAEASRFGVMQIDANHRILSFEEKPPDPSPMPGKPDMALASMGIYVFSTRELVRTLIADARTSSAHDFGKNVIPALVESEQIVLAHPFVEPGSDSGGYWKDIGTLDSYYDANMDLVRPEPRFDLYDERWPVRFFQPPLPPARLCDAPGSPVSVRNCLFSPGSIVNGAHIERSIVSDHVVVEPGAEVRDSLLLENVRIGSGARVERAIIDKDVQVPPGDVIGVDRERDRARFRVTDEGIVVIPKGMLLS; from the coding sequence ATGCCAGATGACCTTCTCGGCAAGACGATCGCGATGGTGCTCGCCGGCGGTCAAGGCGAGCGCCTCCATCCTTTGACGAAGGACCGCGCCAAACCGGCGGTTCCGTTCGGCGGTTCTTACCGCATCATCGACTTCACGTTGTCGAACTGCCTCAACTCCAGCCTGACCCAAATCTACCTGCTGACTCAATACCGGTCGGTGTCACTGCACCGCCATGTCCTGGTCGCCTGGAGCTCCTACTTCAATCCCGCATTGGGGCAGTTCATCAACTTAGTCCCGCCGCAGCAGAGGCCGACCGCAGCGTGGTACCGAGGCACCGCAGACGCCATCTACCAGAACATCTACCTGCTGGAGCAGGAGCGGCCTGAGTATGTCGTCGTCCTATCGGGCGATCACATCTACAAGATGGACTACGCGGCGATGCTGCGCGCCCATGTGGAAGCAGGGGCGTCACTGACGGTTGGGTGCATCGAAGTCCCTCGAGCCGAGGCATCTCGATTCGGTGTCATGCAGATCGATGCGAACCACCGGATCCTGAGCTTCGAGGAAAAGCCGCCGGACCCCAGCCCCATGCCAGGCAAGCCCGACATGGCGCTCGCATCGATGGGCATCTACGTCTTCAGCACTCGCGAACTGGTCCGAACGTTGATCGCCGATGCGCGGACCAGCTCGGCTCACGACTTCGGAAAGAACGTCATCCCGGCGCTGGTCGAGTCTGAGCAGATCGTCTTGGCGCATCCGTTCGTGGAACCGGGCAGCGACAGCGGAGGCTACTGGAAGGACATCGGGACACTGGACAGCTACTACGACGCCAACATGGACCTGGTTCGTCCAGAACCGCGATTCGATCTCTACGACGAGCGATGGCCCGTCCGGTTCTTTCAGCCGCCGCTCCCGCCCGCCAGGCTCTGCGATGCGCCCGGCTCCCCTGTGTCGGTCCGCAACTGCCTCTTCTCGCCAGGCAGCATCGTCAACGGCGCCCACATCGAACGGTCCATCGTGTCCGATCATGTGGTAGTGGAACCTGGAGCGGAAGTCCGCGACTCGCTGCTGCTCGAGAACGTCCGCATCGGTAGCGGCGCTCGCGTCGAACGCGCCATCATCGACAAGGATGTCCAGGTTCCCCCAGGCGACGTGATCGGCGTCGATCGCGAACGCGATCGCGCTCGGTTCCGCGTGACCGATGAGGGCATCGTCGTCATTCCCAAGGGAATGCTCCTATCGTAG
- a CDS encoding response regulator, translating into MGASTLQLLIVEDDRSMARLLFEEFQDEGYTVRVAYGGDDALRQIQSARPDVVVLDINMPGKDGIETLNQIAALDRALPVILHTAYSAYRENFMTWSAIDYVVKSSDLSALKQAVASAVAGKF; encoded by the coding sequence ATGGGCGCCTCGACTCTCCAACTTCTCATCGTCGAAGACGATCGCTCGATGGCACGGCTCTTGTTCGAGGAGTTCCAAGACGAGGGATACACGGTTCGCGTAGCCTACGGCGGGGATGATGCGCTACGTCAGATCCAGTCGGCGCGTCCCGATGTGGTCGTGCTGGACATCAACATGCCTGGCAAGGACGGCATCGAGACACTGAACCAGATCGCTGCGCTGGATCGGGCCCTGCCCGTGATCCTCCATACAGCCTATTCGGCATACCGAGAGAACTTCATGACGTGGTCCGCGATCGACTACGTCGTCAAGTCCAGCGACCTGTCCGCCCTGAAACAGGCTGTCGCCTCAGCCGTCGCCGGGAAGTTCTGA
- a CDS encoding GAF domain-containing protein, protein MTRSDGTPGTDTELADFVVDRASRSILTNLLAESQSSGDGGLDWHRAFIAIRDGLRLSFPEVEVLAAIAAHRSDEGHGPALYRVFDTSAGPRSDTAHPVESAIVRCSMLDETIARGEPVLVMDLRAAVEGADARPVEELLLARDACSMMAIPIVYESSDSERSVAVIVMFSSDPGTFTDADRSAAQHLVPSLTLAIRMVALGIEHAQREFHTRIISQVTAEAIRDVPDAGSLYHRVAGLIHSAFAYYDVAIFEVEWGTQELILAAHRGDYRPYLDLDYHQSVHVGILGYACRSGRPYLASDVLIDPHYYNAFPSANAIRSELAIPIKQNDLVLAVLEVQSQEPGAFDRYDVESLEVLCQLLSRIREAAEDYAEMNRVKNFNSQILDAVPSSVVVLDETFHVVYANAQFCALRETDLISILFQPADAVFPAHVMEAGGLRELLESLVGVQGCGFLSEVKLHEHVVSRIVDIRVCMTWDDPPRYVLILDNVTARANQVKQLKMLQSLGQELQRTLDLQSLLRAILTCVTAGPGFALNRARIFLRDEKDMVLEERLDIGTSDPEEAHRIWGSLAERPLEDYLRHAQEDGTVSQDAVRFTGRNLRIPVSKEELDQLLRESRPFVLIRGEEHPMELVRYLRNLSDADEALIIPLCSRNAVLGIILADNLITREAISDRTLDTLGTFAVQAALAISNARAYRQLEQAFTDLSIARDKLSQSEKLAIIGQMGANVAHEIRNPLVSIGGWARRIAKTTAEDATRERIGIIVHEVARLEAILTEVMDFAAPFSFSFQTVHLEPLVRRVVSLLENADDHEGTAAIRMSVEAADGVPAVRCDPRRIEQVLINLAKNAMEAMGGSGKLVFGVSADDAYVSLAVSDTGSGIAPEALEKLFEPFFTTKRHGTGLGLMITRRIIEHHGGQLEAESESGQGTTFTVRLPRFDVVLEPNE, encoded by the coding sequence ATGACGAGATCCGATGGAACGCCGGGAACCGACACGGAGCTAGCGGATTTCGTGGTGGACCGCGCGTCCCGTTCTATCCTCACCAACCTGCTGGCGGAGTCGCAGAGCTCCGGCGACGGCGGTCTCGACTGGCATCGAGCGTTCATCGCCATCCGAGATGGATTGCGGCTCTCCTTTCCAGAAGTCGAGGTACTTGCTGCCATCGCCGCGCACCGGTCTGATGAAGGTCACGGGCCCGCCCTGTATCGGGTCTTCGACACGTCGGCGGGCCCGAGGTCCGACACGGCGCATCCCGTGGAGTCTGCGATAGTCCGGTGCTCGATGCTCGACGAGACCATCGCCAGGGGTGAACCGGTCCTGGTCATGGACTTGCGTGCGGCCGTCGAGGGCGCGGACGCAAGACCCGTCGAAGAACTCCTATTGGCGCGCGATGCCTGCTCAATGATGGCAATTCCCATCGTCTACGAATCCTCAGATTCCGAGCGATCTGTTGCTGTGATCGTGATGTTCAGCTCCGATCCCGGGACCTTCACGGATGCGGATCGCAGCGCAGCACAGCATCTTGTCCCATCGCTCACGCTCGCGATTCGCATGGTTGCCCTCGGGATCGAACACGCCCAGAGGGAGTTCCACACGCGGATCATCAGCCAGGTCACGGCGGAAGCGATACGCGACGTGCCCGACGCCGGTTCGCTCTACCATCGGGTCGCTGGCTTGATCCATTCTGCCTTCGCCTACTACGACGTCGCCATCTTCGAGGTCGAGTGGGGTACGCAGGAGTTGATCCTGGCAGCCCATCGAGGCGACTACAGACCCTATCTCGACCTCGACTACCACCAGAGCGTTCACGTCGGCATCCTTGGGTATGCCTGCCGGTCTGGCAGGCCGTACCTCGCTTCGGATGTGCTGATCGATCCGCATTACTACAACGCCTTCCCGTCCGCCAACGCGATCCGCAGCGAACTCGCAATCCCCATCAAGCAGAATGACCTCGTTCTGGCGGTCTTGGAGGTGCAGAGCCAAGAGCCCGGGGCGTTCGATCGTTACGATGTGGAGTCGCTGGAGGTCCTCTGCCAGTTGCTTTCGCGCATCCGCGAGGCAGCCGAGGACTACGCCGAGATGAACCGCGTCAAGAACTTCAACTCGCAGATCCTCGACGCGGTACCGTCCTCGGTCGTCGTCCTCGACGAGACGTTCCATGTCGTCTACGCGAACGCGCAGTTCTGCGCCCTCCGGGAAACCGATCTCATCTCGATCCTGTTCCAGCCGGCAGATGCCGTGTTCCCTGCCCATGTCATGGAAGCCGGCGGACTACGCGAACTGCTCGAAAGCCTCGTCGGCGTGCAGGGGTGCGGGTTCCTCTCAGAGGTCAAGCTCCACGAGCACGTCGTGAGCCGCATCGTGGACATCCGCGTGTGCATGACGTGGGACGATCCGCCGCGCTATGTCTTAATACTGGACAACGTGACCGCGCGCGCGAACCAGGTCAAGCAACTGAAAATGCTCCAGTCCCTCGGACAGGAGCTGCAACGAACGCTCGACTTACAGTCGCTGCTGAGAGCGATCCTCACGTGCGTGACGGCAGGACCGGGCTTCGCACTCAACCGAGCTCGGATCTTCCTTCGGGACGAAAAGGACATGGTCCTGGAGGAGCGCCTGGACATCGGCACATCGGACCCCGAGGAAGCGCATCGCATCTGGGGCTCACTGGCAGAAAGACCGCTGGAGGACTATCTGCGCCATGCCCAAGAGGATGGCACGGTCTCTCAGGACGCCGTGAGGTTCACCGGTAGGAACCTGCGTATCCCGGTGTCGAAGGAGGAGCTCGACCAACTGCTGAGGGAATCGCGCCCGTTCGTCCTGATTCGCGGCGAAGAGCACCCGATGGAACTCGTTCGCTACCTGCGCAACCTGTCTGACGCTGACGAGGCGCTCATCATTCCCCTTTGTTCACGCAACGCCGTTCTCGGCATCATCCTCGCGGACAACCTCATCACGCGTGAGGCCATCAGCGATCGAACACTGGACACACTGGGTACGTTCGCTGTCCAAGCAGCGCTGGCGATCTCGAACGCTCGTGCCTATCGTCAGTTGGAGCAGGCGTTTACGGACTTGTCCATCGCTCGAGACAAGTTGTCGCAATCCGAGAAGCTGGCTATCATCGGTCAGATGGGAGCCAACGTCGCCCACGAGATCCGCAATCCGTTGGTCAGCATCGGCGGCTGGGCTCGCCGCATCGCCAAGACGACTGCCGAAGATGCGACTCGGGAGCGGATCGGCATCATCGTCCATGAGGTGGCGCGACTGGAAGCCATCCTCACCGAAGTCATGGACTTCGCCGCGCCCTTCTCGTTTTCGTTCCAGACCGTGCACCTGGAGCCGCTCGTCCGTCGAGTCGTGTCGCTCCTTGAGAACGCCGATGATCACGAGGGCACGGCTGCCATACGAATGAGCGTCGAGGCAGCGGACGGCGTTCCGGCGGTTCGTTGCGACCCGCGCCGGATCGAGCAGGTGCTGATCAACCTTGCGAAGAACGCCATGGAAGCCATGGGCGGCAGTGGCAAACTCGTCTTCGGCGTCAGCGCCGATGACGCCTACGTGTCGCTCGCCGTATCGGATACTGGTAGCGGCATTGCGCCGGAGGCGCTGGAAAAGCTCTTCGAGCCCTTCTTCACCACGAAACGCCATGGGACCGGACTCGGACTGATGATCACGCGGCGCATCATCGAGCACCACGGCGGACAGCTCGAGGCAGAGAGCGAGTCTGGACAGGGAACCACCTTCACCGTACGACTGCCACGCTTCGACGTCGTACTGGAACCCAACGAGTAA
- a CDS encoding glycosyltransferase family 1 protein, protein MTMRIAFTGANYCGQYFPVPPPHEAIWLPFAPTVSAMFAAAGKTPDWADVFVAVLPETAPVPVDLESCPCPTVAICVDWQQWADVLLAHAPTFDVCLLDQTAVNAIEAIHPGKARPFCALWNFSQVAPPEPVALIADRPHDVVFIGNTVPSEQFRGRNTGLSWLYRLSERFDVRILTKLSREDYVRALCDSKIVFNHASWLVQEAVNARYFEAGACASLVLGENYNAGAREFFSDNEVLFYDEETLETRIEWVIANPDEAQAMADRLHAKTTAPVMPRLLEQLARIVETSERRRSSRSVQDIVVGLVCGFGNWGESARRHPHALQTFLEIANRVLAERPSDVSLLNAIAVGTAETMDELRRFGNADQAEALRRHTKLSPELIWRQALRLDPTYAVPAYNLSRFYAKSGQLARADDCLSQAADRLSRYGKDAVRYSSPYYPVWTARVTCLDRTLTFYDNETPFTRDEDARLEQRAGLLRWRVEELLGDLARRNGNQQQAARHYTAASDACPHIATEALRKAIAIAQEAGDSVVEGDLLRHLIRINPLDIPYRARLAELTHMPQELTALETELSLLRRAIPNPGGFSRSTPEEL, encoded by the coding sequence GTGACCATGCGCATCGCTTTCACAGGAGCCAACTACTGCGGCCAGTACTTCCCCGTGCCGCCGCCCCATGAAGCCATCTGGCTGCCGTTCGCCCCGACCGTCAGCGCCATGTTCGCAGCAGCGGGCAAGACCCCTGACTGGGCTGATGTCTTCGTCGCCGTGCTGCCGGAGACGGCTCCCGTCCCAGTCGATCTCGAGAGCTGTCCCTGCCCAACCGTGGCGATCTGTGTCGACTGGCAGCAGTGGGCGGATGTGCTGCTTGCACACGCGCCGACGTTCGATGTCTGCCTGCTCGACCAAACCGCCGTCAACGCCATCGAGGCGATCCATCCAGGCAAGGCGCGTCCGTTCTGCGCGCTGTGGAACTTCTCCCAGGTCGCCCCGCCCGAACCGGTCGCGCTAATCGCCGACCGACCCCACGATGTCGTGTTCATCGGCAACACGGTTCCGTCCGAGCAGTTCAGGGGTCGGAACACCGGGCTGTCTTGGCTGTATCGGCTGAGCGAGCGTTTCGACGTCCGGATTCTGACGAAGCTGTCCCGCGAGGACTATGTACGAGCGCTCTGCGACTCGAAGATCGTATTCAACCACGCATCCTGGCTCGTGCAAGAGGCAGTGAACGCGCGCTATTTCGAAGCCGGAGCGTGCGCCTCGCTGGTGCTGGGAGAGAACTACAACGCGGGAGCCCGCGAGTTCTTTTCCGACAATGAGGTGCTCTTCTACGACGAGGAGACGCTGGAGACTCGCATCGAGTGGGTGATTGCGAATCCGGACGAGGCTCAGGCGATGGCGGACCGCCTGCACGCGAAGACGACCGCGCCCGTCATGCCACGTCTTCTCGAGCAGTTGGCGCGGATCGTCGAGACCTCAGAGCGTCGACGGTCGAGCCGGTCGGTTCAGGACATCGTCGTCGGTCTGGTCTGCGGCTTCGGCAACTGGGGTGAAAGCGCCCGTAGGCATCCGCATGCCCTGCAGACGTTCCTCGAGATCGCCAACCGCGTGCTCGCCGAGCGTCCGTCAGACGTCAGCTTGCTGAACGCCATTGCCGTCGGGACGGCTGAGACGATGGACGAGCTTCGGCGCTTCGGGAACGCGGACCAGGCGGAGGCGCTTCGCCGGCACACGAAGCTGTCGCCGGAGCTCATCTGGCGGCAGGCCTTGCGCCTGGACCCGACATACGCAGTGCCTGCGTACAACCTATCTCGCTTCTACGCGAAGTCAGGGCAGCTCGCGCGCGCCGATGACTGCCTGTCGCAGGCGGCGGATCGGCTGTCACGATACGGGAAGGACGCCGTCAGGTACTCCAGTCCGTACTACCCCGTATGGACCGCTCGGGTGACCTGTCTCGACCGAACGTTGACGTTCTACGACAATGAGACGCCGTTCACGCGAGACGAAGATGCGCGACTGGAGCAGCGCGCGGGATTGCTTCGATGGCGCGTGGAAGAGCTTCTTGGCGACCTCGCGCGCAGAAATGGCAACCAGCAGCAGGCGGCTCGTCACTACACGGCTGCGTCGGACGCATGCCCGCACATCGCCACCGAAGCGCTGCGAAAAGCGATCGCGATTGCCCAAGAAGCGGGCGACTCGGTTGTCGAAGGCGATCTGCTAAGACATCTGATCCGCATCAATCCGCTGGACATCCCTTACCGTGCGCGGCTTGCCGAGCTTACGCACATGCCCCAAGAGCTGACGGCGCTGGAGACGGAGTTGTCCCTCCTGAGACGGGCGATCCCGAATCCGGGCGGCTTCTCCAGGTCCACTCCAGAGGAACTCTAG
- a CDS encoding glycosyltransferase — translation MSSGRRSRAAATSGQCASIRGSAGTRTSSGGSGGSFHQSPWSRSGRETFVAQGNRMNSADRRDRVLVLHSYPPVPCLYTFEKGLRELGHDVVSVGPEGPYGDPPQFGLLEPGCVYRPAEPDARLDDIFDDIGGAPDWVFYLRPAAAFLPRGLLDCPVPTVGWLEDDFKFADLDHSMARYFDLAPTAYWEIERAFAEHGIDNRVCFNYFTASWLSPDQTFDDRHIDVAFIGHLDPHVSRARSLELEKLRRLARHGVRVFVHTGLFLQHMARTYAQSKIVFQHSGQGEPNLTYRVGEAMSAGALVLCRRPVRVGGLERPLVDREHIVYYDDFSDAEELIRYYVAHDNERERIANNGRRYVTEEYPWVDRIAQFVRDHVHTIPPNYLERRRERADRLGIDARRERLDYARYYLMGAGAGAVARRTIEEIPSWEQDAEARGDHAVASLFAGDAQQFAVDIAAVLSQDPDNVRTAYNYAVFVFQQRSALGAEQATSVLQRTIDLARSVEPKIADGALTDGIYMPLEIRRLRLEIAQAYLDYPVGEARARRVFALYLYQLYKCLGIVHYELGNRRDAITALSKALAVVPDDGYSMLYLGRAYAKSARVADAIRHYQRAVALEPFFTEAQLELARLLVDDKRGEEAVSFIDDVLLSHLEPDAFRAQLHILLGQAHVLSADRVAARRAFARGLEELRSRTVDTGVIRIPRPDAAISAEHVQRLQRVFESALDQLRSRGNAR, via the coding sequence ATGTCGAGCGGCAGGCGATCTCGCGCCGCTGCTACGAGCGGACAATGCGCGAGCATACGTGGTTCCGCCGGTACTCGGACATCTTCGGGCGGATCGGGTGGCAGCTTCCACCAGAGCCCGTGGTCGCGATCCGGGCGTGAGACGTTCGTCGCGCAAGGGAATCGCATGAACAGCGCGGATCGACGCGATCGAGTCCTCGTCTTGCACTCGTACCCGCCGGTACCGTGCCTGTACACGTTCGAGAAGGGCTTGCGCGAGCTCGGGCACGACGTGGTCTCCGTCGGGCCCGAAGGACCGTACGGCGATCCGCCCCAGTTCGGGTTGCTGGAGCCCGGGTGCGTCTACCGTCCGGCGGAACCCGATGCGCGGCTGGACGACATCTTCGACGACATCGGCGGGGCTCCCGACTGGGTGTTCTACCTGCGTCCCGCAGCCGCATTCCTGCCACGAGGGCTACTCGACTGCCCGGTTCCGACCGTTGGATGGCTCGAGGACGACTTCAAGTTCGCAGACCTCGACCACTCCATGGCTCGCTACTTCGACCTCGCGCCGACCGCCTACTGGGAGATCGAGCGCGCCTTCGCCGAGCACGGCATCGACAACCGCGTGTGCTTCAACTATTTCACCGCGAGCTGGCTCTCGCCGGATCAGACTTTCGACGACCGACACATCGACGTCGCGTTCATAGGCCATCTGGACCCGCACGTATCGCGCGCCAGGAGCCTGGAACTGGAGAAACTGAGGCGGCTTGCGCGACATGGCGTCCGCGTGTTCGTCCACACTGGCCTGTTCCTGCAGCACATGGCGCGTACCTACGCGCAGTCCAAGATCGTCTTCCAGCACTCCGGGCAAGGGGAGCCCAATCTCACGTACCGCGTCGGAGAGGCAATGTCTGCCGGGGCGCTCGTCCTATGCCGGAGGCCCGTCCGCGTCGGCGGACTCGAGAGACCCCTCGTCGACCGAGAGCACATCGTCTACTACGACGACTTCTCCGACGCCGAGGAGCTCATCCGGTACTACGTGGCACATGACAACGAACGCGAGCGTATCGCCAACAACGGCAGGCGGTACGTGACCGAGGAATACCCGTGGGTGGACCGGATCGCGCAGTTCGTCCGCGATCACGTCCATACGATCCCGCCCAATTACCTCGAACGACGCCGAGAGCGCGCTGATCGCCTGGGGATCGACGCGCGGCGCGAGCGACTCGATTATGCGCGGTACTACCTGATGGGCGCAGGCGCAGGGGCAGTGGCGCGCCGCACCATCGAGGAGATTCCATCTTGGGAGCAGGACGCCGAGGCGCGTGGTGACCACGCGGTGGCATCGCTCTTCGCTGGCGATGCCCAGCAGTTCGCGGTCGATATCGCGGCGGTGCTGTCGCAAGACCCCGACAACGTGCGGACTGCATACAACTACGCGGTGTTTGTCTTCCAACAGCGGTCGGCGCTGGGCGCGGAACAGGCGACTTCCGTGCTCCAGCGTACGATCGACCTGGCGCGATCTGTGGAACCGAAGATCGCCGATGGCGCTCTCACGGACGGCATCTACATGCCGTTGGAGATACGGCGGCTCCGGCTGGAGATCGCCCAGGCGTACCTCGACTACCCCGTCGGCGAAGCCAGGGCTCGACGTGTGTTCGCGCTCTACCTGTACCAGTTGTATAAGTGCCTCGGCATCGTACACTACGAGCTCGGCAATCGACGCGACGCCATCACGGCGCTGTCGAAGGCGCTCGCGGTCGTCCCGGACGACGGATATTCGATGCTCTACCTGGGGCGGGCATATGCCAAGTCCGCTCGCGTCGCCGACGCGATCCGCCACTACCAGCGCGCGGTCGCGTTGGAGCCGTTCTTCACAGAGGCGCAGCTCGAGCTGGCTCGTCTGCTCGTCGACGACAAGCGGGGCGAAGAGGCGGTCTCCTTCATCGATGACGTCTTGCTGAGCCATCTGGAGCCCGACGCCTTCCGGGCCCAGTTGCACATCCTCCTGGGACAGGCGCACGTGCTGAGTGCCGACCGTGTTGCCGCCCGTCGGGCATTCGCTCGCGGGCTCGAAGAGCTCAGGTCTCGGACCGTCGACACGGGAGTCATCCGCATTCCCCGACCGGATGCGGCAATCTCAGCGGAGCACGTGCAGCGGCTCCAGCGCGTCTTCGAGTCCGCGCTGGATCAGCTCAGGTCCCGTGGAAACGCGAGGTGA